CATGCATTTATCCCATCCATCTCTGTTCACAGGACTCCAGGCATCAGAGACTGGGAGGAAAACCCAGGGGGTCAACCTGTCCTTGTTTTTGGGCAGGTCTTCCCCAGATCAGAAGTAGCTGTGAAGAGCAGAAGGAATGGGGCGGCTTTCTTCTCTGACCCTGATGCGGATGGTAGTGGTGGTAACCTCTTGGGTCATAACAGCTGTCACCATTGAAACCTCAGAAGcaagtaagtgtgtgtgtgtgtgtgtgtgtgtgtgtagggaacAATGCCACTGTTAGCAGAGgaggtcatgctctctctcctgtCATGATTGGAATTTGATTTattctaaatacattttgataCTTTAATGTATATAGCACTCAGATGGGAATTTTGCTAAAATGCAGGCTCTGATTCAGTGGGTTCTGGGTAGGGCCTGAAATTCAGCGTTTCTGACAAGCTCTCAGGTGATGCTAATGCTGTGGTTCTTAGATCACACATTGAGACGCAAGAGTCTGGAATATCACTAAGGTCCCCTGCCACTTTACTGGAAAGTCAGGAACATACTTAACCACACAGGGGGTTTGAAACACCTAAGTGGCTCCCAAATACCTCCCCTTGCATTCTTAAGAGGTCATTCCATTGGGTCTTACATCACCCTCATCTAGCTTTCAGCTTCTCCATGGAAAAGGGAGCTGGGCACCACCCATGAGCTGGAGTACTCGAGGGCACAGTAAATGCCATTTCAGTGTCCTGGTTAAGAGCATATAGTCTGTGGTCCTGCCACCTGGGTTTTTGTCCTGGCTTTTACCAACAGAGCACGTGGCTTAAaccctctgaacctcagtttgctcatctttaaaataagggTAAACACAGAAGCAATCCCCTAGGGGCCATTGgggaggattcaatgagataatgagTGAAAAGCACACATCCCAATTTAAGTGCTTAATAAACAACAACTCATTATCTTTATGGCTTTTATTGTCATGGAGGATGTCACACAAAGTGTGACTGCCCCTGTCAGGGAGAGTTGGGGAAGTcttcagggaggaggcagggaagatcTGAGCAAAAGGCATTAAATGTtcaaaagtggggaaggggtgacAGGGTCACCTAAATCCTACCAAAGTGTCAAGAACTCTGTATTATTCCTCTGGATGTAGAAAcatggatattttaaaagaagacacaGTTTGAAAGCAATGCTTAACACAGAAGAATGAACAGTGGAATCATAAGGggagttttgtttatttgtttaggaGGGAGTCCTCCAGGGACCAAGTCTAAAGAACATGGTACCCAAAGGGATATAGGAGGACTCTCTTGGTCACCACTGGTCCAGCTGTCCCTACTCTGAGGCTGGGCTCTTCTGTCCGCAGTAAGCTGCTCTGAATGTCACAGCAATGCCACCTGCCTGGAGGAAGGGGTTGCCACAACCTGCTCCTGCCAGGTGGGTTTCACCGGCGACGGCCTTATGTGCGTGGACCTGGACGAATGTGCCATTTCTGGGGCACACAACTGCTCCGAGGACAGCATCTGTGTGAACATGCTGGGCTCCTACTTGTGCACCTGCCCTGACGGCTTCCGCCTGATGCCTGGGCTGGGTTGCACCGACGTGGACGAGTGTGCTGAGCCGGGACTCAGCCGCTGCCACGCCCTGGCCACCTGCATCAACCACAAAGGCAACTACTCATGCGTGTGCCCCGCTGGCTACTGGGGTGATGGGTGGCACTGTGAGTGTTCCCCAGGCTCCTGCGGGCCAGGACTGGACTGCGTGCCTGAGGGCGACACGCTTGTGTGCGTGGACCCATGCCAGGTGCACCACATCCTGGATGAGTACTGGCGCAGCTCTGAGTATGGGGCAGGCTACACCTGTGACTCAGGCCTGAGCGGCTGGTACCGCTTTGTGGGGCAGGGCGGTGTGCGCCTGGCCGAGACCTGCGTGCCGGTCCTGAGCTGCAATACAGCTGCGCCCATGTGGCTCAACGGCACACACCCGTCCAGTGATGAGGGCATCGTGAGCCGCACAGCCTGCGCCCACTGGAGGGGCCACTGCTGCCTGTGGGATGCACCTGTCCAAGTGAAGGCCTGTGCTGGCTACTACGTCTACAACCTGACCGCGCCCCCCGAGTGCTATCTGGCCTACTGCACAGGTGAGTGGgcgtcttccccccacccccacctccactccaggCCTGGGTGGGCACCACAGGAGCCTGGGGAGCATCCCTGCTGACTGTCTGTGTCTGTGACTCTGCAGACCCCAGCTCTGTGTTGGGGACGTGTGAGGAGTGCAGTATAGACGAGGACTGCAAAACGGATGATGGCACATGGAGCTGCCAGTGCAAACAGGACTTCAACATCACTGGTGAGGCCAGTGGGAGGAGGCAAGGGGTTGAGAAATGTCagcaactgggggagggacaTAGTCCTATGTGATACATATCATCCAATTTGAGTGAAAAGAAGGTCCAGTAATATCTATTAAAACCAGCAGAAGCTCTCTAGGCTCCTGGTCTCATTTTAGTTGGCCCCAAAGCTCCCAGAGCTTGAGGGACCTCCTTACCCCCACCTTCTTTCTGAGGCTCCCACACCACAGCAGGACAGGGGAAGCTGCTACCTGTTGGCCAAAGACTACGTAAGCCAAAGTTCTGCAGCCCAAGAACACAGGACTGGTGACCAGCCTGTGGTTTCTTCCACTGACCCCTGGAAGACCCATAGCAGGGCTCTggccatctctgagcctcagattcccCATACGTACAATGATTGAAGCAGGAAAGTATCTCCCAAACTTCAGTCATGATTTTAGTCACATCCAAGTTccaattttacaatttttctttatgCAAGTACTAGCTTATACTGGGATTTTTATTagtaacttgtttttctttaaattgattgAATCCTTCTTCTTTGAAATAAACTTGGGACATTGATGGTCACTACTGCATCTATCTGTGGCAAGTAACACCTTCGATAGAAGgtaacagtaaaaatgaatacaagaaaagaaaattattaaattctaGCAGCTGTGTAATACttcaattttaaagtaaaaaaaaaatccagctagATGTTATTTTGTTCCCCAAACACTTAGCCTGATATCTGCACTCTGTTGTTTTGAAAGGGAAATTAGTAAGTGCAGAGCATTAAAAACAGTAACTAGTGAGGACTATCTCTTTGATACAGAAAGGATGGAAAGATACTATAAttaatgtgttgttttgttttgtcttactgAGATTCAATGTATTTAATGCTGGGGGGTGAATGGATCAAAACACATAGAGGGTTAACAAGGGGCTGATGGATGGCCACTTGAATCCACCCAGAGATACTGAGTCCAATCTTGTGTCTCAGTCCCTCTGATAGGGAAGACCACAGCAAGAACAGACAGAGGCTAATCTGAGTGCCCTCCAGGTGGTGGATAGCCCAACCAActgggcccagggcctggagaTGTGGTGGACCCCGAATTGTGGTCACTGGCTTCCAATCCCACCTTCCCTGCCTATTTCAGATCTCTCCCACCTGGAGCGCAGGCTGGAGTGTGGGGCCAATGACATCAAGGTGTCCCTGAGCAAGTGCCAGCTGAAGAGCCTGGGCTTTGAGAAAGTTTTCATGTACCTGCATGACAGCCAGTGCTCAGGCTTCATTGAGAGGGGAGACCGGGACTGGATATCTGTGGTGACCCCAGCCAGGGATGGCCCCTGTGGGACAGTGATGACGGTATGTGCTGGTCAGTGTGAGACAGGGTGAGAGCACTGCCTGGTTCAAGCCCTAGCTTTATCATTTCCCAGTTGTATGAGCCtggctgtgcctcagtttcctcaaccataaaatgggataatagtacctacttcataggatttttaagaggattaaatgagttattgTATGTGAAGTGATTAGGACAGTGACTGGCACAgtgtaagtgcttaataaatgttagcttcaAATAAAGAGAATGATCCTGATGACagttccccattttacagatgggaacagAAGGGCCTCTACAGGAAAGAAATTCTTCTCAGCCAGTAGGTATTGGCACTGGGCTCAGAAGCAGGTCTGTCTATCTTGGGTGATCCTGGGAGGCAAGGTCTGCACCACTGGTGTCTAGAGAACCAGGACTTCACCTACAGAAACCTCCTCAAAAGGGACCCAGAGGTCAATGTTTGAGTGAACACTGCTTCCCCAACTCCCTCATCccctggaaagaaaaggaaagaagacaaaagaaaggaagaaggaagttgtCATTTGCTGCATGTAGCGTTTAAAATTCCAGCATTAACAATGAGTCAGGACATGGTTTTTAGTCTTTTTAGTGTATGAGAGAGGAAACATGGCCTAAGTGGAAGAGCCCAGGCTTATTAG
This window of the Neofelis nebulosa isolate mNeoNeb1 chromosome 18, mNeoNeb1.pri, whole genome shotgun sequence genome carries:
- the UMOD gene encoding uromodulin isoform X1; translated protein: MGRLSSLTLMRMVVVVTSWVITAVTIETSEAISCSECHSNATCLEEGVATTCSCQVGFTGDGLMCVDLDECAISGAHNCSEDSICVNMLGSYLCTCPDGFRLMPGLGCTDVDECAEPGLSRCHALATCINHKGNYSCVCPAGYWGDGWHCECSPGSCGPGLDCVPEGDTLVCVDPCQVHHILDEYWRSSEYGAGYTCDSGLSGWYRFVGQGGVRLAETCVPVLSCNTAAPMWLNGTHPSSDEGIVSRTACAHWRGHCCLWDAPVQVKACAGYYVYNLTAPPECYLAYCTDPSSVLGTCEECSIDEDCKTDDGTWSCQCKQDFNITDLSHLERRLECGANDIKVSLSKCQLKSLGFEKVFMYLHDSQCSGFIERGDRDWISVVTPARDGPCGTVMTRNETHATYSNTLYLADEIVIRDLNIKINFACSYPLDMKVSLKTSLQPMVSTLNISVGGTGMFTVRMALFQSPAYTQPYQGSSVTLATEAFLYVGTMLDGGDLSRFALLMTNCYATPSGNATDPLRYFIIQDRCPRTKDSTIQVVENGESPQGRFSVQMFRFAGNYDLVYLHCEVYLCDTVDEKCKPTCSGTRFRSGGIIDQTHVLNLGPITRKNVQAVVSRAASSSLGFLKVWLPLLLLASLTLMSQ
- the UMOD gene encoding uromodulin isoform X2 codes for the protein MGRLSSLTLMRMVVVVTSWVITAVTIETSEAISCSECHSNATCLEEGVATTCSCQVGFTGDGLMCVDLDECAISGAHNCSEDSICVNMLGSYLCTCPDGFRLMPGLGCTDVDECAEPGLSRCHALATCINHKGNYSCVCPAGYWGDGWHCECSPGSCGPGLDCVPEGDTLVCVDPCQVHHILDEYWRSSEYGAGYTCDSGLSGWYRFVGQGGVRLAETCVPVLSCNTAAPMWLNGTHPSSDEGIVSRTACAHWRGHCCLWDAPVQVKACAGYYVYNLTAPPECYLAYCTDPSSVLGTCEECSIDEDCKTDDGTWSCQCKQDFNITDLSHLERRLECGANDIKVSLSKCQLKSLGFEKVFMYLHDSQCSGFIERGDRDWISVVTPARDGPCGTVMTRNETHATYSNTLYLADEIVIRDLNIKINFACSYPLDMKVSLKTSLQPMVSTLNISVGGTGMFTVRMALFQSPAYTQPYQGSSVTLATEAFLYVGTMLDGGDLSRFALLMTNCYATPSGNATDPLRYFIIQDRYFMCLKHYF